The segment GCTCTTCCCAGTTTTTTCTTCCTTTGTTAAACAGTGTAGTAGTTGTCCTTACTGAATTTTTGCAAGATCAGGAAGTATTAGTGAATGTCTTGAGTGCATTGAAAGTAATTATAGTACTACTCACTCTCTGCTGTTATCTAGTTGCTTGTTTTTCTAAAAAGAAACAGACATACCACGACATGCTATTTAATACGGTTGTTATCAAAGGAACTATTAAATGAGTTGCTATAACTATCGTTATCATATAAATTATGCTGATAAATTGAACTAAGGGAAGATTATGAATGAAGAGATAGTAAAACATTTGAACAAATTATTGACCAATGAGCTGACTTCTGTACGCCAGTATCTTTTGCATTTTGCGATTCTCAAAAACAATGGAATTAATAGACTTGCAGAAAAGGTAAAAAATGAGCTTAACGAAGAACTTGAACATGCAAGCAAGTTGGCAGAAAGAATTTTGTTATTTAAAGGAGTCCCAAATTTTCAGGATACAAACGAAATATCAAAGTATGATGGAAAGTTTACAAAAGACATAATACGGAAAATCTTAGAAGCTAATTTGAAATTAGAGGGAAAAGGTATTAAGGATATCAAAGAAACGATTTCTATCGCTGAGAAAGAAAAAGATTTTGTTAGTGTAATGTTATTAGAAGAGATGTTAAAAAATGAAGAAGAGCACTTCCATTGGATTGAGAAACAGATCGATCTTATTGAACTAATGGGTGTTGAAAACTATTTAAGAACACAAATATAGAGTGTTAAAAAAAATAGTATTTATTTTAATTATACCTTGCTCACTTCTTTTTTTATTAGGATTATGGCAAGTATTCAGATTGAACTGGAAGAATAATATTATCAAAAATATGAGTCTTCCAGTTGTTCATCTATTGCCCAATAACGACCTTGAAAAATTTAACTATAGGCATGTCAAGATTGGTGGGATTCTAAGTAGCATAGAACTATATGTTTTTGCAGGGCAACACGGCTATCACGTGCTGTCTCCTATGTTGCTCACCACTGGACGTTACATGTTGGTGAATAAAGGAATAGTCAGAGAAAAAAAGGAGAAAAAAGTAAAAATTGAAAAAGTAGTTGCAGATGGAACTTTATATTGCGATAGCAATAAAAGCAAAAATTGGTTTATCAAGAACGATACTGCTTCGAATACATGGTTTACCCTGAGTACAGAGGAAATTTCCAATGAGTTAGGTATTAAGCTAGAGAAGTGTATATTGTGGCCGAACAATTTTGGCAGCAAATTAGCTATACAGCCAATGAAGCATTTGGAATATGCAATCACTTGGTTTGCACTTTCCTTAACTTGGTTGATTATGTGCGTAATTTACTATAGGCAAAACCTCAATGTATCTGTTCAGCAGGGTGGCAAAATAAGGTAGACGAAAAAAGACAACTATAGGAACAAATGGGTGTCATGCCAGTGCGTGACACTGGCATCCAGTCCTTTTGCACAGTTCCATCAAAAACGTTGTAAAGCGCTTTCGTGTTTACCAACTTAGTGCCCAATCTGGATCCCAGTGTCAAGCACTGGGATGACAAGAAAGGGAGCACTGGAATTTTTGTTTCAGTATTTATACATTAGCCATGCATCTGACCTCAACAAAGCTTGAAGCTTTTTGTACATAAAATTAAAGAAGTAGTTATTCATCTTTATCACTACCAAGGTCTTTTAACATACTGTAATTGCCTTTTCTGAATCTACTTTTTAAAGACGTAACTCCACTTTCGCTAATACCACTGAGGCTCAGTGCAGCTCCACCTAGCTGCAATCCTATCTCAGATGTTTCAGGAATAATTTTACTAGCTCCTAGATCTCTGTAAACCTCCACATTACTCAGATCTGGTAAGCGTATTACAATATTTACATGCGGAAAATTTGCAGCAACTAAAGAAACAACTTTTTTTATAGTAACTTCATTCTTTATTGAAATAACGAGAGCTTGAGCTCTTTCTATTCCTACCGATTTTAAAATTTCACATCTTGTAACATCTCCAAGATATATAGGAAAACTATCACTTTTTCCTTCTTTGACTATTTTCGATTGAATATCTACAACAACGTAACTTAAATGCTCTGCAGTAAGCATTTTTGTTACCATATATCCCACTCTACCAAATCCAGCAACTATCACATGGTTATAAAGATCTTGTGTATCTGTTTCAACAGCTTCATCATCTAATATTGTTTTCTCAGTGCTAAATGAGTTTGCTATCCAATCTCCAAGCCCCGATAAAAGAGGAGTGAAAGCCATGGTTACTGTAGTTACCATCATAAGTACTTGAGCGATTTCACTTGGTAGCACATTTAGCTCATCTGCTAAGCGAAATAAAATAAACGCAAATTCACCGCCTTGTGAAAGCAGTAACCCAGCTTGTATAGCAGGTGCACTCTTAAACCCAAAAAATCTACACAATATATATATGATAGATGTTTTTAAAACGATAAGGATAATCGATAATAAAGTAATTAGTGGTAACTTATTGAGTAAAAGTTCGGTATTGATGGACATACCAACAGTCATGAAAAATAAGCCAAGAAACAAATCTTTAAATGGCAATACCGCATGTTCCACTGAGTGTCTATATTCTGTTTCTGCAACTAACAATCCAGCAACAAATGCACCTAATGCCAACGATAAATGGAATTGCTCAGTAATAAATGCTGCTCCTAATACTATTAAAAGCGTTGTTGATATAAAGACCTCATTACTTTCCATTTTAGCAATAACCGAAAATAAAGGTCTAAGCAATAATCTACCAGTTATAAATATCAGCACTAATGCAATAGCTGCTTGCACTAATGAGCCTGCCAATGAGCTTATCAGGCTGTGCTCAGAATTGCCAGTAAGTAAAGGTACCAATACTATTAATGGTACCACTGCAAAATCTTGCATTAATAGCACTGCTATCGACAACCTACCAACCTGACTTGCTTGAGAACCTTTTTCTTGCAGAACCTGCAACACTATTGCTGTTGAGGATAGCGCAAGCCCACCACCAATAACTGTTGCTATATTCGTATTCACTCCGAAAGCAAGAGCGATGCACCATATTGCTACCATGGTAACTATAACTTGAAGAGAACCGAACCCAAATACATGAATACGCATAGCGATCAGGCGTTCAAATGTCAATTCAAGGCCTATAATGAATAATAGAAAAACTACACCAAATTCTGCAAGATTATCCATTGCTTCAGCTGAGTGTATCAGATTAAATCCATGAGAACCAATAACTGCACCTGCAACGAAGTAACCAAGCACTGGACTAATATTCATTTTCCAAAATGCTATGACTATAAACACAGCAGCAGAAAGTAAAATTATAATATCAAACAAATGCTGAGAGCCACTGTGCATGATATTTAACCTGTAGAATTAGACCATTTAATTGAGCAGCCAATACTTGATTTTTGGTCAATTGGAGAATTACCAGTTTCTGCAATAAATTTCATAGCTTGAAATAAGTCACTACTTCCTGCTTCATAGCTTTGAACCTTTTCTTTTTTTGTGTCGTTAAAACGTCCACGATAGCAAAGGTTTAAATTGGAATTAAAGCCGAAAAAGTCAGGAGTACAAACAGCCCCGTATTCTTTAGCTATTTTCTGTGTACTATCAATTAAATATGGAAATGTAAACTTATTTTCCTTGGCAAAATTAATCATATTTTCAAAGGAATCTTCTGGATATTCATTTACATCATTTGGCATTATTGCAATGGTGTTTATCTGATAATCTTTTTTCAATTGATCAACATCGCTTACCAGATTGCTAATAATTGACTGAACGTAAGGACAGTGATTGCATATAAACATTACAATAAGACCATTTTTTCCACAACAGTCACTTAATGTATAGTATTTATTGTCTACTCCCAAAAGATTAAAATCTTTTGCAGTAAAACTAAAATCGACTTTAGGAGTATTCAGAGCAACCATAGACTATTATTATACGATATGTAATTTACGGTCTTATTATTTAAATGTCAAACGGTTTCTATGTATACTGTTTGCATATTCTTTTTTAGTATTATAATTATAAAACTTATGTTCATAACTTTCGAAGGAATAGACGGCTCTGGTAAAACAACACAATCTAAGCTACTTGCAAATCATTTTAAGCAAATTCACGGCGAAAATAATGTGGTATTGACTCGAGAACCAGGTGGCACTAACTTTGCAGAAAAGATAAGAGGAGTGTTGTTAACGAATAATATTGATCCTATTTCTGAACTCTTGCTACTTATCTCGATGAGGCGCGAACATATGAAAAAATTAATATTACCAGCTCTTGCAGAAGGAAAAATAGTGATTTGTGATCGGTTTATTGATTCAACCATTGCATACCAAGGATATGGGTTTGGAGTTGACTTAGGGCTAATAAGGGACTTACATAAGCTAGTGGAAATTAAATATCCAGATATTACATTCATTCTAGATATTGATGTTAAAGTTGGGTTAAATAGAGCAAAAGACAAGAATAAATATGAAGAAATGGATGTTAATTTTTACAATAAGGTCAGAAAAGGGTTTCAGGAAATAGCCATAAAAGAGCCCGTTAGGTGCAGTGTTATCACTGAAATTGAAACAAAAAATGATAATCACGTACACAATGAAATTATTGATAAAATCACCTAGCTTGTGATAGAAAATTATCAATTTCAGGTAACATTATTTTATATGAATAACTTTTTGTTTGAGTAGCTAAAAAATCCTGTATTTTGTCTGGATCTTCTTCACTTATCATCTTATATGCCCTTGCGAGGTTCATTAATTCACTTCTACTTTTTTTATTACTTACTTCAGTCATGGTGAAAAATTGATCAAAATGGTCTAAGAGGTCTTTATTTTTTATTGAAGACACAATATCGTCAATTTCTTTCACATATAATGCAAGTTTGTGTGCTTTACTACGATCTTCAAAACAAAGATTAACAAGCACGTTGCAAAACCTATCTTTCGTAGTACTTCTCACTTCTGCTAATAAGGATTTAATATTTTCTTGGCAATGCACTCTCTTTACCGATTCAGCAGGTTCAACCATACCAAGAACATTCTTTACCAAAGATTTTTCTTCACAACTAAATATGAACATGTAATAACCCATAGATAGAGTAAAGAACAAGAATAAGGCTGGGAGCAAGAATGGCACTAGTACATTTTGTGATACAGGAAAGATAAACCAGACAGCAGTTGCTGCTGATACAACAAGAAATAGCCCTAATAAAGTTAATTGCGCTCTTTTTTTATACTTATGATCAATGACTGCATTTACACCAATAGAAACGACATCAACCATTATTCATACCTCATTAAACAGTAATACTAACTGAATAGACTTCTTTCAAAATTCATGTAGGGAGCTCAAAATTGTGAATTGCAGCAATCAAATTAAACCTTAAACCAAAACGTTTTCGTCGGTTTCTATACCTGTCCGAGATGATTTTAAACCTTTTCAATTACGTTTTCAACAATTGCCCTTTGGCTCATAAGTGCCCTGTTCTCTTTTTTTTGTTCTTTGCTTAACGGATTCTTTTTCGTTTTCCTGTGCGGTAATACAACATTTTTGTGTATCTTCTGCATTCCCCTGTAGCCGGCATCAGCTAAGATTTTAGTTTGCGGCAATACTGCTACCTTTGATTCTCTAAACATCCGTGTTTTCTACCATTCGAGAAAGATGTGCATATGACTTTTCTACTCTTCTTCTCTGTTACTATTTGTGTTTTTATAGTATGCCTTTTTTTCTTTCCAGAGTAGAAGGGCTTTTGCTTTTTTTTGGTCTCTCTACTGGCGTTTCAGTTCCGTCTATTACTAAAACTTCATATTCTACATCACTCTTTAATAGCTCTTTTTTTCCTGGTAATGCAAAATCTGGATGTTTTATTAATATGTCTTCTACCCATCTTATTATTTTAAAACTGTTACTTTCACTCATGCCATAGCTTTGCCCAATATGAAAATATGTACGATATTCTCTTATATATTCCAGTGCCATAAGTAGCCTGTCTTCTATGCAAAGTTTACTTTTTCTTCCACTTCTAGCTTTTTTTCTTTTAT is part of the Wolbachia endosymbiont (group A) of Anomoia purmunda genome and harbors:
- a CDS encoding thioredoxin family protein produces the protein MVALNTPKVDFSFTAKDFNLLGVDNKYYTLSDCCGKNGLIVMFICNHCPYVQSIISNLVSDVDQLKKDYQINTIAIMPNDVNEYPEDSFENMINFAKENKFTFPYLIDSTQKIAKEYGAVCTPDFFGFNSNLNLCYRGRFNDTKKEKVQSYEAGSSDLFQAMKFIAETGNSPIDQKSSIGCSIKWSNSTG
- a CDS encoding monovalent cation:proton antiporter-2 (CPA2) family protein, which produces MHSGSQHLFDIIILLSAAVFIVIAFWKMNISPVLGYFVAGAVIGSHGFNLIHSAEAMDNLAEFGVVFLLFIIGLELTFERLIAMRIHVFGFGSLQVIVTMVAIWCIALAFGVNTNIATVIGGGLALSSTAIVLQVLQEKGSQASQVGRLSIAVLLMQDFAVVPLIVLVPLLTGNSEHSLISSLAGSLVQAAIALVLIFITGRLLLRPLFSVIAKMESNEVFISTTLLIVLGAAFITEQFHLSLALGAFVAGLLVAETEYRHSVEHAVLPFKDLFLGLFFMTVGMSINTELLLNKLPLITLLSIILIVLKTSIIYILCRFFGFKSAPAIQAGLLLSQGGEFAFILFRLADELNVLPSEIAQVLMMVTTVTMAFTPLLSGLGDWIANSFSTEKTILDDEAVETDTQDLYNHVIVAGFGRVGYMVTKMLTAEHLSYVVVDIQSKIVKEGKSDSFPIYLGDVTRCEILKSVGIERAQALVISIKNEVTIKKVVSLVAANFPHVNIVIRLPDLSNVEVYRDLGASKIIPETSEIGLQLGGAALSLSGISESGVTSLKSRFRKGNYSMLKDLGSDKDE
- a CDS encoding SURF1 family protein; amino-acid sequence: MLKKIVFILIIPCSLLFLLGLWQVFRLNWKNNIIKNMSLPVVHLLPNNDLEKFNYRHVKIGGILSSIELYVFAGQHGYHVLSPMLLTTGRYMLVNKGIVREKKEKKVKIEKVVADGTLYCDSNKSKNWFIKNDTASNTWFTLSTEEISNELGIKLEKCILWPNNFGSKLAIQPMKHLEYAITWFALSLTWLIMCVIYYRQNLNVSVQQGGKIR
- the tmk gene encoding dTMP kinase, with translation MFITFEGIDGSGKTTQSKLLANHFKQIHGENNVVLTREPGGTNFAEKIRGVLLTNNIDPISELLLLISMRREHMKKLILPALAEGKIVICDRFIDSTIAYQGYGFGVDLGLIRDLHKLVEIKYPDITFILDIDVKVGLNRAKDKNKYEEMDVNFYNKVRKGFQEIAIKEPVRCSVITEIETKNDNHVHNEIIDKIT
- the bfr gene encoding bacterioferritin; translated protein: MNEEIVKHLNKLLTNELTSVRQYLLHFAILKNNGINRLAEKVKNELNEELEHASKLAERILLFKGVPNFQDTNEISKYDGKFTKDIIRKILEANLKLEGKGIKDIKETISIAEKEKDFVSVMLLEEMLKNEEEHFHWIEKQIDLIELMGVENYLRTQI